The Rhodoferax sediminis genome has a segment encoding these proteins:
- a CDS encoding gamma-butyrobetaine hydroxylase-like domain-containing protein produces MAGLKSGAPTPQDITVHSQSRVLEITFSDGATFRIPFELMRVYSPSAEVQGHGHGQEVLQTGKREVDLVALEPIGNYAVQPSFSDGHNTGIFSWDYLYFLGSQQDKLWGDYTDRLRAAGVDRDAPMPGKGGHTRGSH; encoded by the coding sequence ATGGCCGGTTTGAAATCCGGGGCGCCCACGCCCCAAGACATCACGGTGCACAGCCAGTCGCGTGTGCTGGAAATCACGTTTTCGGACGGCGCTACTTTCCGCATCCCGTTCGAGCTGATGCGCGTGTATTCACCCTCGGCCGAGGTGCAGGGCCATGGCCACGGCCAGGAAGTGCTGCAGACCGGCAAGCGCGAGGTGGACCTGGTGGCGCTGGAGCCGATTGGCAACTACGCGGTGCAACCGAGCTTTTCCGACGGCCACAACACCGGTATTTTCTCGTGGGACTACCTGTACTTTCTGGGCTCCCAGCAGGACAAGCTGTGGGGCGACTACACGGACCGACTGCGCGCCGCCGGTGTCGATCGCGACGCGCCCATGCCGGGCAAGGGCGGCCACACCCGCGGCAGCCATTGA
- a CDS encoding DUF3683 domain-containing protein: protein MNAPTTLNHLMAAADEAPRLREIPYNYTSFSDREIVIRLLGARAWEVLNSLRQERRTGRSARMLYEVLGDIWVVQRNPYLQDDLLDNPKRRKLLVEALHHRLAEVGKRRTPAMDADRDVIVGELLTAAAQAVRAFDATFLEVARLRRQARRMLQKCTARDNIKFDGLSRVSHVTDATDWRVEYPFVVLTPDTEAEMAALVKGCIELGLTIIARGGGTGYTGGAIPLSWKSAVINTEKLEAMTEVEMIPLPGLAQPVATVWTEAGVVTQRVADAAERAGFVFAVDPTSAEASCIGGNIAMNAGGKKAVLWGTALDNLASWRMVTPQAQWLEVTRLNHNLGKIHDAELASFELRYFEADGKTPVRTERLDIPGKTFRKEGLGKDVTDKFLSGLPGIQKEGCDGLITSARWIVHRMPVHTRTVCLEFFGNAKDAVPSIVEIKDFMFSLQKHTGKEGEGPGTSQVLLAGLEHLDDRYLKAVGYATKSKKHGGLPKMVLFGDIVGDDADAVARATSEVVRIANSRSGEGFIAISPEARKKFWLDRKRTAAISRHTNAFKINEDVVIPLPRMAEYTDGIERINIELSLANKLRLCIELEAFFTRGNLPLGKKDESGEVPSAELLEDRVAQALALIHEVRALWSGWLQGVAELFPGLQDHSLRASWKTQIRAPLQAIFSGDAFKPILEECNAIHARVLKGRVWAALHMHAGDGNVHTNIPVNSDDYDMLQTAHEAVKRIMALARSLDGVISGEHGIGITKLEFLSDEELQPFTDYKRRVDPEGRFNKGKLLRNSEQTVQDGKWLDGGGALSNRIFADLTNAYTPSFGLMGHESLIMQQSDIGAIADSVKDCLRCGKCKPVCATHVPRANLLYSPRNKILATSLLVEAFLYEEQTRRGVSIRHWEEFEDVADHCTVCHKCLSPCPVDIDFGDVSMNMRNLLRKMGQKSFRPGNAAAMFFLNATNPQTIKLVRGAMVGVGFKAQRLANQLLHRLARAQTAKPPATLGAAPVREQVIHFINKKMPGGLPKQTARALLDIEDKDYVPIIRNPTGTTPETEAVFYFPGCGSERLFSQVGLATQAMLWHAGVQTVLPPGYLCCGYPQRGAGQYDKAEKIITDNRVLFHRVANTLNYLDIKTVVVSCGTCYDQLQGYEFDKIFPGSRIIDIHEYLLEKGITLPAGQGGYLYHEPCHNPMKLGDPMKTVKALVGDNVIKSERCCGESGTLGVTRPDIATQVRFRKEEEIRKGEAQLRAAGTVGAQGNVKILTSCPSCLQGLKRYEDDLQNGLLEADYIVIEMANQILGERWLPEYVAAANAGGIERVLV from the coding sequence ATGAACGCTCCCACAACGCTCAACCACCTCATGGCCGCGGCCGATGAGGCACCCCGCCTGCGCGAAATCCCCTACAACTACACCTCGTTTTCCGACCGCGAGATCGTGATCCGGCTGCTGGGCGCAAGGGCCTGGGAGGTCCTCAATTCCCTGCGCCAGGAGCGCCGCACGGGGCGTTCGGCCCGCATGCTGTATGAGGTGCTGGGCGACATCTGGGTAGTGCAGCGCAATCCGTATCTGCAGGACGATCTGCTGGACAACCCGAAGCGCCGCAAGCTGCTGGTGGAGGCCCTGCACCACCGCCTGGCCGAGGTCGGAAAACGCCGCACGCCCGCGATGGATGCCGATCGGGACGTCATCGTCGGTGAGCTTCTTACGGCTGCAGCTCAGGCGGTACGGGCGTTCGATGCTACATTTTTGGAAGTGGCCCGCCTGCGCCGGCAGGCCCGGCGCATGCTGCAGAAGTGCACCGCCAGGGACAACATCAAGTTCGACGGCCTCTCGCGCGTCTCGCACGTGACCGATGCCACCGACTGGCGCGTGGAGTACCCGTTTGTGGTGCTGACCCCGGATACCGAGGCCGAGATGGCGGCCCTGGTCAAGGGCTGCATCGAGCTGGGCCTGACCATCATTGCGCGCGGCGGCGGCACCGGCTACACCGGCGGCGCCATCCCCTTGAGCTGGAAAAGCGCGGTCATCAACACCGAAAAGCTGGAGGCCATGACCGAGGTCGAGATGATTCCGTTGCCCGGGCTCGCGCAGCCGGTGGCCACGGTGTGGACCGAGGCGGGCGTGGTGACGCAGCGCGTGGCGGACGCCGCCGAGCGCGCAGGCTTCGTGTTTGCCGTCGATCCGACCTCGGCCGAGGCCTCCTGCATCGGCGGCAACATCGCCATGAACGCGGGCGGCAAGAAGGCCGTGCTGTGGGGCACCGCGCTGGACAACCTGGCCTCGTGGCGCATGGTGACGCCGCAGGCACAGTGGCTCGAAGTCACGCGGCTGAACCACAACCTGGGCAAGATTCACGATGCCGAGCTGGCCAGCTTCGAGCTGCGCTACTTCGAGGCCGACGGCAAGACGCCGGTACGCACCGAGCGGCTGGACATTCCCGGCAAGACCTTCCGCAAGGAAGGGCTGGGCAAGGACGTGACCGACAAGTTCCTCTCGGGCCTGCCCGGCATCCAGAAGGAGGGCTGCGACGGCCTGATCACCAGCGCGCGCTGGATCGTGCACCGCATGCCGGTGCATACGCGCACCGTGTGCCTGGAATTTTTCGGCAACGCGAAGGACGCGGTGCCCAGCATCGTCGAGATCAAGGATTTCATGTTCTCCCTGCAAAAGCACACGGGCAAAGAGGGTGAAGGACCGGGCACCTCCCAAGTCCTGCTGGCGGGCCTGGAACATCTGGACGACCGCTACCTGAAGGCCGTGGGCTACGCCACCAAATCGAAGAAACACGGCGGCCTGCCCAAGATGGTGCTGTTCGGCGACATCGTGGGTGACGACGCCGACGCCGTGGCGCGCGCCACCTCCGAGGTGGTGCGCATTGCCAACTCGCGCAGCGGCGAAGGCTTCATCGCCATCAGCCCGGAGGCGCGCAAGAAGTTCTGGCTGGATCGCAAGCGCACGGCGGCCATCAGCCGGCACACCAACGCCTTCAAGATCAACGAGGACGTGGTGATTCCGCTGCCGCGCATGGCCGAATACACCGACGGCATCGAACGCATCAACATCGAGCTGAGCCTCGCCAACAAGCTGCGGCTGTGCATTGAGCTGGAGGCTTTCTTTACGCGCGGCAACCTGCCGCTGGGCAAGAAGGACGAGTCGGGCGAGGTGCCGTCGGCCGAACTGCTGGAAGACCGCGTGGCGCAGGCGCTGGCGTTGATCCACGAGGTGCGCGCGCTGTGGAGCGGCTGGCTGCAGGGCGTGGCCGAGCTGTTTCCCGGGCTGCAGGACCATTCGCTGCGCGCCAGCTGGAAGACGCAGATTCGCGCCCCGCTGCAGGCGATTTTTTCGGGCGACGCGTTCAAGCCGATTCTGGAAGAATGCAACGCGATCCACGCGCGCGTGCTCAAGGGCCGCGTCTGGGCCGCCTTGCACATGCATGCGGGCGATGGCAATGTGCACACCAACATCCCGGTCAACAGCGACGACTACGACATGCTGCAAACCGCGCACGAGGCGGTCAAACGCATCATGGCACTGGCGCGCTCACTCGACGGCGTGATCTCGGGCGAGCACGGCATCGGCATCACCAAGCTCGAGTTCCTGAGCGACGAAGAGCTCCAGCCGTTCACCGACTACAAGCGCCGGGTCGATCCCGAGGGGCGCTTCAACAAAGGCAAGTTGCTGCGAAATTCGGAGCAGACTGTGCAGGATGGTAAATGGCTCGACGGGGGAGGGGCCCTGTCGAATCGAATCTTTGCCGATTTGACCAATGCCTACACCCCCAGCTTCGGCCTCATGGGGCACGAGTCGCTGATCATGCAGCAGTCCGACATCGGCGCGATTGCCGATTCGGTGAAGGATTGCCTGCGCTGCGGCAAGTGCAAGCCCGTGTGCGCCACCCACGTGCCGCGCGCGAATCTGCTGTACAGCCCGCGCAACAAGATCCTGGCGACCTCGCTCCTGGTAGAGGCCTTCCTGTACGAGGAGCAGACCCGGCGCGGCGTCTCGATCCGGCACTGGGAGGAGTTCGAGGACGTGGCCGACCACTGCACCGTGTGCCACAAGTGCCTGTCCCCGTGCCCGGTCGACATCGACTTCGGCGACGTGTCGATGAACATGCGCAACCTGCTGCGCAAGATGGGGCAAAAGAGCTTTCGCCCCGGCAATGCGGCGGCCATGTTCTTCCTCAACGCCACGAATCCGCAGACCATCAAGCTGGTGCGTGGCGCCATGGTCGGCGTGGGCTTCAAGGCGCAGCGCCTGGCCAACCAGCTGCTGCACCGGCTGGCTCGGGCGCAGACCGCCAAACCGCCGGCCACGCTGGGCGCCGCGCCGGTGCGCGAGCAGGTGATCCACTTCATCAACAAGAAGATGCCGGGGGGCCTGCCCAAGCAAACGGCGCGCGCGCTGCTGGACATCGAGGACAAGGACTACGTGCCCATCATCCGCAACCCCACGGGCACCACGCCCGAGACGGAGGCGGTGTTCTACTTCCCGGGCTGTGGCTCCGAGCGGCTGTTCTCGCAGGTGGGACTCGCGACCCAGGCCATGCTCTGGCACGCCGGCGTGCAGACCGTGCTGCCGCCCGGCTACCTGTGCTGCGGCTACCCGCAGCGCGGCGCGGGCCAGTACGACAAGGCCGAGAAAATCATCACCGACAACCGCGTGCTGTTCCACCGCGTGGCCAATACGTTGAACTACCTGGACATCAAGACCGTGGTGGTGAGCTGCGGCACCTGCTACGACCAGCTGCAGGGCTACGAGTTCGACAAGATCTTTCCGGGCAGCCGCATCATCGACATCCATGAGTACCTGCTGGAAAAAGGCATCACGCTGCCTGCGGGGCAGGGGGGTTACCTGTACCACGAGCCTTGCCACAATCCCATGAAGCTCGGCGACCCGATGAAAACGGTCAAGGCGCTGGTCGGCGACAACGTGATCAAGAGCGAGCGCTGCTGCGGCGAATCCGGCACGCTGGGCGTGACCCGGCCCGACATCGCGACCCAGGTGCGGTTTCGCAAGGAAGAGGAAATCCGCAAGGGCGAAGCGCAACTGCGCGCCGCCGGCACCGTAGGCGCGCAAGGCAATGTGAAGATTCTCACCAGCTGCCCGAGTTGCCTGCAGGGCCTCAAGCGCTACGAGGACGACCTGCAAAACGGCTTGCTCGAGGCCGATTACATCGTGATCGAGATGGCGAACCAGATCCTGGGCGAGCGGTGGCTGCCCGAGTACGTGGCCGCCGCGAATGCGGGCGGCATCGAGCGCGTGTTAGTCTGA
- a CDS encoding Tim44 domain-containing protein has protein sequence MKYWSLILVAALALSSLNAEAARRLGGGRSFGQQSGNVTQREAARAPVAPGGAAQSVAKPAPGAAGANGAAPAPRKPWGGMLGGLAAGLGLAWLAHSLGLGAAFGQILLLALVVLIGLAVYGMVMRSRRAGATPGGAPFAFEGAGGAPAAVTPRQYSPDNVGNDASARPWERAGMAFDPDKSQSGAAALPGPGSLIGSALVGSQTWGVPEGFDVDGFLAAAKRNFVTLQDAWDRADIGMLRAMMTDTMLSEIKTQLSEREVHTGGQSNRTDVVMLQAQLLGIEDLGEGYLASVEFSGMIREEPSAGPSPFREVWNMSKPKSGTSGWLVAGVQALQ, from the coding sequence ATGAAGTACTGGTCTTTGATTCTGGTGGCCGCTCTAGCGCTGTCGAGCCTGAACGCAGAAGCGGCGCGGCGCCTGGGGGGCGGGCGCTCCTTCGGCCAGCAGTCCGGCAACGTGACGCAGCGCGAGGCCGCCAGGGCACCGGTCGCGCCGGGCGGCGCCGCGCAAAGTGTGGCCAAACCGGCGCCTGGTGCGGCGGGGGCCAATGGCGCCGCTCCTGCACCCCGAAAACCGTGGGGCGGCATGCTCGGCGGCCTGGCGGCCGGTCTGGGCCTGGCCTGGCTGGCGCACTCGCTCGGGTTGGGCGCGGCGTTTGGGCAAATCCTGCTGCTGGCCCTGGTGGTGCTGATCGGGCTTGCGGTGTACGGGATGGTGATGCGTTCGCGCAGGGCGGGCGCCACGCCGGGGGGCGCCCCGTTTGCGTTCGAGGGCGCCGGCGGCGCGCCGGCAGCGGTCACGCCGCGCCAGTACAGCCCCGACAACGTGGGCAACGACGCTTCGGCACGCCCCTGGGAGCGTGCCGGCATGGCGTTTGACCCGGACAAATCCCAGAGCGGAGCGGCGGCCTTGCCCGGTCCGGGCTCCCTGATCGGTTCTGCCCTGGTCGGCTCGCAAACCTGGGGCGTTCCCGAAGGGTTCGATGTCGACGGGTTTCTGGCCGCGGCCAAGCGCAACTTTGTGACGCTGCAGGACGCCTGGGATCGCGCCGACATCGGCATGCTGCGCGCCATGATGACCGACACCATGCTGAGCGAGATCAAGACGCAGCTGTCCGAGCGCGAAGTGCATACGGGCGGGCAGTCCAACCGGACCGACGTGGTGATGCTGCAGGCGCAGTTGCTGGGCATCGAGGACCTGGGCGAGGGCTACCTGGCCAGCGTGGAGTTCTCCGGCATGATCCGCGAGGAGCCGTCCGCCGGCCCGAGCCCGTTCCGGGAGGTCTGGAACATGTCCAAGCCCAAGAGCGGCACCAGCGGCTGGCTGGTGGCCGGCGTGCAGGCTCTGCAGTAG
- the ubiE gene encoding bifunctional demethylmenaquinone methyltransferase/2-methoxy-6-polyprenyl-1,4-benzoquinol methylase UbiE, translating into MTTTHFGFQSVEEGDKARRVRGVFDSVAPKYDLMNDLMSLGLHRAWKAYTVLVADVREGDSVLDIAGGTGDLALAFAKKAGASGRVVHTDINEAMLRTGRERLLDAGVALPTLVCDAEKLPFASDSFDVVSVAFGLRNMTHKDAALAEMNRVLRPGGKLLVLEFSKVAKPLEKLYDWYSFKVLPGLGKLVAGDDASYRYLAESIRMHPDQQALKALMKQSGFGHVDYHNLSGGVVALHVGIKC; encoded by the coding sequence ATGACAACAACGCATTTCGGTTTCCAATCGGTCGAAGAGGGCGACAAGGCGCGCCGCGTGCGCGGCGTTTTCGACTCGGTTGCGCCCAAATATGATCTGATGAATGACCTCATGTCGCTGGGTCTGCACCGCGCCTGGAAGGCCTACACCGTGCTGGTGGCCGACGTGCGCGAGGGCGACTCGGTGCTCGATATCGCGGGCGGCACGGGCGATCTGGCGCTGGCCTTCGCCAAAAAGGCCGGCGCGTCGGGCCGGGTGGTGCACACCGACATCAACGAAGCCATGCTGCGCACCGGGCGCGAGCGCCTGCTCGACGCGGGCGTGGCGCTGCCCACGCTGGTGTGCGACGCCGAGAAGCTGCCGTTTGCAAGCGACTCGTTCGATGTGGTCAGCGTCGCCTTCGGCCTGCGCAACATGACGCACAAGGACGCGGCCCTGGCCGAGATGAACCGCGTGCTGAGACCTGGCGGCAAGCTGCTGGTGCTCGAATTCTCGAAGGTGGCCAAGCCGCTGGAGAAGCTCTACGACTGGTACTCCTTCAAGGTGCTGCCCGGTCTGGGCAAGCTGGTGGCCGGCGACGACGCCAGCTACCGCTACCTGGCGGAGTCCATTCGCATGCACCCCGATCAGCAGGCGCTCAAGGCCCTGATGAAGCAAAGCGGTTTTGGCCATGTGGACTACCACAACCTGTCCGGCGGCGTCGTGGCGCTGCATGTTGGAATCAAGTGTTAG
- the ugpB gene encoding sn-glycerol-3-phosphate ABC transporter substrate-binding protein UgpB, with amino-acid sequence MKLQFTAAALAAALVLPLSAQAQTEIQWWHAMSGPLGDWVGDLAKDFNASQKEYKVVPTYKGTYGETLTAGMAAFRAGNAPDILQVYEVGTATMMAAKGAIKPVGEVMTTGGAKFDSKAYIPAVAGYYTAPNGQMLSLPFNSSTTVFYYNKDAFKAAGIDPNKAPTTWPEVILDAAKLKAAGHKCPFTTSWMSWTQLESFSTWHNVLFATLNNGFGGPAARLVFNSPLHIRHFDDLSDMAKQGLFVYKGRDNAADVSFPSGECAMMTGSSGLYSRVSKEAKFAYGISALPYYPDVAGAPQNTIIGGASLWVMAGKKAETYKGVAAFFKYLSRPDVQSASHKRTGYLPITTAAYELTDKSGFYKEHPGTDVAVTQMIRKTTDKSRGIRLGNFNQIRTIIDEETEQIWTGKKTPKEALDAAVTRGNEQLERFQKANKS; translated from the coding sequence ATGAAACTGCAATTTACTGCGGCAGCGCTTGCTGCGGCCTTGGTCCTGCCCTTGTCGGCCCAGGCGCAAACGGAAATCCAGTGGTGGCACGCCATGAGCGGACCGCTGGGCGATTGGGTCGGCGACCTCGCCAAGGACTTCAACGCAAGTCAAAAAGAATACAAGGTCGTTCCCACCTACAAGGGCACCTATGGAGAAACACTGACCGCCGGCATGGCGGCGTTTCGGGCCGGCAATGCGCCCGACATCCTGCAGGTGTATGAAGTCGGCACCGCCACCATGATGGCCGCCAAGGGCGCGATCAAGCCGGTCGGCGAAGTCATGACCACGGGCGGCGCCAAGTTCGACAGCAAGGCCTACATTCCGGCGGTGGCGGGCTACTACACGGCGCCCAACGGCCAGATGCTGAGCCTGCCATTCAACAGCTCGACCACGGTTTTTTATTACAACAAGGATGCGTTCAAGGCTGCGGGCATCGACCCCAACAAGGCGCCCACCACCTGGCCCGAAGTGATTCTGGACGCCGCCAAGCTCAAGGCGGCCGGCCATAAGTGCCCGTTCACCACGAGCTGGATGAGCTGGACCCAACTGGAGAGCTTCTCGACCTGGCACAACGTGCTGTTTGCAACGCTGAACAATGGCTTCGGCGGCCCGGCGGCCCGGCTGGTCTTCAACTCGCCATTGCACATACGCCATTTCGACGATCTGTCCGACATGGCCAAGCAGGGCCTGTTCGTCTACAAGGGCCGCGACAACGCGGCCGATGTCTCGTTCCCCTCCGGTGAATGCGCGATGATGACGGGCTCCTCCGGCCTGTATTCGCGCGTCAGCAAGGAAGCCAAGTTTGCCTACGGCATCTCGGCCCTGCCGTATTACCCGGATGTGGCCGGCGCTCCGCAAAACACCATCATCGGCGGTGCCAGCCTGTGGGTGATGGCGGGCAAGAAAGCGGAAACCTACAAGGGCGTGGCGGCGTTCTTCAAGTACCTGTCGCGGCCCGACGTGCAGTCGGCCAGCCACAAGCGCACCGGCTACCTGCCGATCACCACGGCCGCCTACGAACTCACCGACAAGTCCGGCTTCTACAAGGAGCACCCCGGTACCGATGTGGCGGTGACGCAGATGATCCGCAAGACCACGGACAAGTCGCGCGGCATCCGGCTGGGCAATTTCAACCAGATCCGCACCATCATCGACGAAGAAACCGAGCAGATCTGGACCGGCAAGAAAACGCCGAAAGAGGCGCTGGACGCTGCTGTCACACGCGGCAACGAGCAACTGGAGCGGTTCCAGAAAGCCAACAAGTCCTGA